The Vigna unguiculata cultivar IT97K-499-35 chromosome 1, ASM411807v1, whole genome shotgun sequence nucleotide sequence ttaaatttataatttataatttataatttaaatttatttaaattttattttaaaatttaaaatatatttactttatattattttaaaatgttgcactttaatttataaaattattgttttaaactaactctttaaatataaatgactgATATAgaatgttatataaatatttataatataactttataaatctatataattttatatataattatttaaaatataaaattaaataaaaaataatataaagtttgattcaataaaatatcaacacaaatacatttaaaattttaaaacaatttttaaatgaaatttggtgtaaaatataaatttaaacaaatttaatattattaaatatatttaataaaaatatcaattttaatataaaaattaaatatgatctcaaattagaaaataatgaaattactcaatttaaaataataaattgaactaaattgaataaaaaactaatataattatttaaaatataaattcaaataaaaaaaatataaaatttaatttgatgtaaaaaaatatcaacacaaaacatttaaaattttaaaatgaatttcaaatgaattttaatgtcaaatataaattttaaaaaatttaatcttcttaaaaatatcaattttaataaaagtatcggtataaaatttatataaaaaaattaaaattgctcaatttaaaaaataaattaaaattatattaaatcaaaataacacatataagaactaaattgaaagttttacaaattttaacatttaaacattaaatatgaTAACGACTTAAGACGTAACAAAAgaatctttttcttaaaaaagtatattaaaaaaattaaaaaaaatacagaaaagtcacgatacatttaattataatattaataaaaaggaCTTAATTGTtacactattttaaaatataaatctaattgagatcaattaaaacataaagaccccattaatattaaaaaaaagatataaaaaaaaaaatagaagaatcaagttttatcctaaaaaattattttttattggaaacaataaagaaaaacaataaaagagaTTTGCAAGATGATATAATTGGAGTGTGCAATGTGATTAATGGgatattgaacatttttttctatgacctTTATCTTCTATCCCATTCCTGATCATTTGTTATTAGCATTCAATGatttttaatgttaatgttCCTTTTCCTCAATTATAATCCTCAATAATCATTGAAGACaacaatcaataaaaaataccaaattggaACTAATTAATTTGGCAATTCAGTAgctaattgaaaataaaaagatcaGTTTGTATTTCGATCAGAAATTTTAGAACTTCAaattatttgaacaaaaattttaataatttcatattattttaaaatattttatttgaataagataattttaaattattatttggataatatcatttaatttttggaaaattatcttctgataaattttttttaacaaaatttttataaatagaattaaaatagattatttttttttattttttaactaaaataaagtaataaattattatttttttatctaaataaataatttgtcaaaatttataagaaaaaactttgttaacctatgtttttcttaattttcaggGTATGattgaagaagagaaagagggtagaggaaagaagagagagaaattgGATATAAAGAGCTTtcagttcttatttttttaatgaaataaaaaaattattttatgtattcaaaatatttcaagTAATTATTACAATCTTAAGTATTATTTAAATACACTATTCAAGCAAATATCCTATGGGAAAAAGACCAAAGTATAGGATTTGCtgtaactttaattaaaattaaaatcttctTTCAACAAAAACTTAAGGTTTGGTTCTCTCGGGACACTTGAAGGgactaattttgaaaagaaaaatcaataattggttaaaaaaaataacacttgaAGGATTAATCAAAGGCCAAATGCTTAAACTTTAGGTTAGGTTTAtggataaaaaagataatttaattttagctAATTTATTTATGGGAGTCAAATGCAAAGCTTGAATTTGactataaaaaaatgtgaagctTAGATTTGACTCATTTAACTAATTCATGAATTatatgttctatttttttttccctcgaaatagattttatttattagtttagttaaaaaaattgattgataATAGTCCTGAATTcctttttaaagatttatttgtttcaaaagAAATCTTACATCAAACTAATTATGTTTGTGTTCTCCAACAAATTTAAagggttaaaaaaatattaacacatattTAGCATAGCTAAAGATCTCATGTTTCAATCCCACATTCTTAACAATTTTTGGTAATGTGTTATCAAACAcgttgtttatttaatttattggcTTTTATTCCCAGTTAATTGGAATGAAACGTTTCTAAGTTTTTACATAACAAGACATCAATTTTTTGTAatctcaatatttattttttatatccttgATATATCTCCACCCACTTTACAAATAGTTATAATATGTGCCATTTTCcagatttttgaaataatatcaaaGGTTATGTTGTTCTATTGGtacattttatttgtattaagaTTTCGTGTTATCTTGTAAGAACTTGATTACATGTGTATGCTATAATAATTTGtacttaaatgaaaaaaattagaatcttttaatatatttttatcactatGGTTGACAGTTGCTTTGtctctaaatattaaaatattttaaaggatGCATTTATTACTTTgtgatattttctttattaaagaTACTaagataactaaaaaaaataactaagataAAAGTTAAACTATTGTGATATTGTAAATAAGGGAACATAACTAATAATGATTTTATTGCTGAACTaaacataatgaaattgtattttGGGTGAAACACATTGACTTAAgatttattgtttaataaaataaaaagattaaatatgttttttacaaaaagttatatattttattctaaataaataataatcaattatgattaatttaaatataaatttataaactaaaaattattaatatctaaattatttctattataaataaaaaattataattattttataagttatcatcatttaaattgatctttaatattatttaataaaagaattagtgtttaaattaaatacaaattctaatttagtcattaattttttggtaattaaaatattaataactaatatttttataaatcaatttagaCTATGAtctacaaattaaatataattctttattaatagagattattttagatataattttttttagtttatttattgtaatgcataaaaatcatataaaacatTCTTCCATTGTTATATGGAAACGTGGAGattatattatagttgaaaattgaatttcatttatcatatattaaaagaaaacctcacatataaattttttacaatttagtttaaagacgaaacataatttttacaataaattaataagaaaaaatatatttaattcaataaaaaataataaattatttgtaaccATATTTACAAACATaccttattttatattcatatttttgtctttaattatttttctaaaaccTCACAACTATCTATTTTGttacatatagaaaaaaaagaaaaaaacaaagtaatGATAAACTATTCATCCACTAAATATTTACTACTCCACAACACCATTACACTTAAATCTAtattccttttctaattttattttcgttcgaatcataaattataaatcaaatataaaaataataatacgtTTAATTTTAACTAAGTTCGtatgtaaaagtaaaattaatattgatattaattttaactcagATAAACCCTGTTTTTCCGctagtttaattaaaaaatataatgatttgttttcttcatacatgctttaagaaataaaaaaataaaatgatctttttcacaaaaataaattaaaatttaaaaacctgaTTGATTTTAGACAAATTATTCCCatatagactaatttcaatttataaatgcataaatttattttttcttattttttaaaagatttttttcaaACATACCACACATTCAATGATTTTGTACacttttataacaataattgtttctaaaacataacaacaatgatttataattaattgaaaatttttcatttttttatatgacaATTTTTGTCAGTCGTAGGaatataaattaattcttttacgttattataactgatatttcttttttgttttttatatagttGACCacaatttaaagtttatttcagctttaaattaaaagtacacCTACGTAAATGAGATTCCATATaacgaataaaaaaatatgtatttatattaagaACTGAGTAAAACATTAAAGAAAGTGCAAGTCATATAAAAATCTTCCACCagaattaaaattacaaaaatatctaaaataatatgTGATATAAAGAAatctacaaaatttaaattaaattaaaacatgttAATTAAAGTGAATCTCCTCACACTAGACATGTTCTTTTTGTATCATTCTGGTGTGCCATGTCAATATGTGAATCTGATATGAACCATTAAATCTAGACACAGTGTCTGTCTATCctacacacacaaacacaaacacaatcaTTTTCCAAAACCCCAAAATTTTGTTTCTTCAACTGAATGGCTCTCTTTGTTACACATATACCCTACTTTGTTCTGTCAATACCCACACAACACAATGTTACTTCTCTCCCATTTATAATCACTACACTACATATAACACAATTCATCAATGGCAACTTCTTTCCATTCCCTCACATTCTCCTCCTCACTCTCCAAAACTCTTCACCACTCACATTCATCTTCAGGTACATTTATCTTCACTAACTgcatcttttttcttcttcttttgaaagAATTTTTCATTACTGTTCCATTAAGCGTTGCTACTGGTTTAAAGCTCATAACAAATAGTAGGTTTGTACCTTCATGCATTTATGCCtttcataaatttaacaattttgaatgttttataagaagtgaactttaagcttAACTCAATCTTATCAGACCTATTGACTtgtattcattttatatattataaattgaccTTTTAAGTTGTTAGAATTTCTTGCACAGACTTTTGGTTTTGGAGTAGTATTGAGCTTAATGATGGTGTTGGTGGCTAACTTGATAATGTTGTATTTTCAGTCTCATCTATCATTTTTCATCACAGTAGCACACATTCTTCATTCAATGGCCAATCTGTGAATCTGCCACGTTTGAGGTTGTCCAAGCTAAAGCAAAATCCTCCGAAACACTTTTTTGTTATGATGATGGCCAAACCAACCATGCAGTTCATTAGGGGAACTGATGAACAAACAATACCAGATGTGAGGCTCACTACATCACGTGATGGAACAAATGGTACGGCCATCTTCAACTTTGATCAACCCTCAGTTTTTGATTCATTTCGCGAAGTTGCTGATATCACCGGTTTATACATGATCGATGAGGAAGGGGTCCTTCAGTCTGTTGATGTGAGTGCTAAGTTTGTCAATGGAAAGCCCTCAGGAATTGAAGCCAAGTATGTTATGCGGACTCCAAAGGATTGGGACAGATTCATGAGATTCATGGAACGATATTCTGATGCAAATGGTTTGcaattcattcaaaaataagttACTATGGAATACCTTCTGTCTTCTACCCTTTCTCATGTTAATTTTTTACGTTAATTCTGATTCAGAAAACATGTAAAGCAGAGAGTTTTGACTAAATCTTGGCACAACCAATTTATTCAGCATTTATAAATGGGCTTACTCTTAAAGATTCTTCCTATCGAGTTTTTTCTACTAAAACTCGTAACACCAACTTCAGTATAAATTCTGCAATCATAAATAAACCTATTGAACCAATAATCATATTGAAAAACTTCATAATCTGCTACTGTTCTCCCTGCTACTTTGACTTCCAAGTCACTGCCACAGGGCTTCTGACCCTGTTGGAACCATTTTTGGAGTGTAACCATGTCAAATTCCCTTCTGCATAGGTCACCAAACCATCACCTCTTTTAACCCTTTTTCTCGATATAAACCATACCCTGTAAGTCAAGCTTTGATTCACTTGTTTAAATGCAAGCCTTTTGGGTTTTACTATCACTTTTACTCCTTCAGGTGCCATAACCTCCACTGAGTAGATGGAGTTAGCACTTCCCACATTTGTTAGTCTTCTGCTGAACATCTTTCTCCTCTCCCCATCCTTGAAAATCACTGAGAATGAGGGATAGTTAAGGCTGAAGCCTCTATTCTTCTTCAAGACTGCATTGCAACTCACATTTCTGTGTGTGATGCTGAATATTTCTGACTTTGTGTATCCAAGGCTGCAAAGGTGGATGATATAATCATCTGGCCTAATGTCATACACAAGTCCAGGGTTCAATGCTCTCTGTGGATTCACATGTCCAGCTCCCATGTCAAAAACTCCTGCTGCTTGGTTTTCATCAAGAATTGGCCTTCCAGTGTGGTCGGTTACCTCGGCTGTTGTCATGATTGCAGATTTTATGGCTGCAGGGCTCCAACTCGGGTGAGCCGAGCGAATGAGAGCAGCAATGCCGCTAACATGAGGGCATGCCATTGAGGTACCAGACATCACAGAGAAGTTAACTCTTCTAGAATCTTCTGGAAGGCCTGTAGGACCAAGGTTCTGAGGCCATGCAGCAATGATGTTCACTCCTGGAGCTATAACATCTGGTTTGAGGATTGAAGGGTTCGTATAACTTGGTCCTCGAGCTGAAAATCTTGCCACTGCTGGAGCTCTACCCTTCCCTATCACAGTTCCTCCAAATTCAATCCTTGCAAGAGGCCTTCTTGTGGAGTTTATGTAATCTTTCAAGGTAACTGCTTCATCAAATCCAATCAAAGTTGCAGGCAAGACATGAACATCAACCGAATCCTCTCCCAAGTTTATCTCCGTGTTGGCGAGGATCATAGCAACACCACCAGCCTCCTTCACCACTTGTCCCTTCTCTGCTCTTCCGTTGACCCCTCGATCGCAGACCACCATTTTGCCTTTAACTTTGTCCCTTGGAAGAGACCCTCTGAGGCAAAACTGACTCTCGGTGTCCCCTTCAGACAGATAAACCAGTTCAAGT carries:
- the LOC114181435 gene encoding photosystem II reaction center PSB28 protein, chloroplastic-like, encoding MATSFHSLTFSSSLSKTLHHSHSSSVSSIIFHHSSTHSSFNGQSVNLPRLRLSKLKQNPPKHFFVMMMAKPTMQFIRGTDEQTIPDVRLTTSRDGTNGTAIFNFDQPSVFDSFREVADITGLYMIDEEGVLQSVDVSAKFVNGKPSGIEAKYVMRTPKDWDRFMRFMERYSDANGLQFIQK
- the LOC114181425 gene encoding subtilisin-like protease SBT1.2 encodes the protein MDSKSKIQLFFLTLFLFTLTIANAEALGTYIVQLHPHGTTSSAFTSKLKWHLSFLQQTLSSDEDPSSRLLYSYRSAMDGFAAQLTESELEYLKNLPDVISIRPDTMLQLQTTYSYKFLGLNPARENGWYQSGFGRGTIIGVLDTGVWPESPSFNDQGMPPVPKKWKGICQAGKAFNSSNCNRKLIGARYFTKGHSSVSPFRIPEYLSPRDSSGHGTHTSSTAGGVPVPLASVFGYASGVARGMAPGAHIAVYKVCWFNGCYNSDIMAAMDVAIRDGVDILSLSLGGFSTPLYDDNIAIGSFRAMEHGISVICAAGNNGPTAMSVANEAPWIATIGASTLDRKFPATVRMGNGQMLYGESMYPLNHPMSNGKELELVYLSEGDTESQFCLRGSLPRDKVKGKMVVCDRGVNGRAEKGQVVKEAGGVAMILANTEINLGEDSVDVHVLPATLIGFDEAVTLKDYINSTRRPLARIEFGGTVIGKGRAPAVARFSARGPSYTNPSILKPDVIAPGVNIIAAWPQNLGPTGLPEDSRRVNFSVMSGTSMACPHVSGIAALIRSAHPSWSPAAIKSAIMTTAEVTDHTGRPILDENQAAGVFDMGAGHVNPQRALNPGLVYDIRPDDYIIHLCSLGYTKSEIFSITHRNVSCNAVLKKNRGFSLNYPSFSVIFKDGERRKMFSRRLTNVGSANSIYSVEVMAPEGVKVIVKPKRLAFKQVNQSLTYRVWFISRKRVKRGDGLVTYAEGNLTWLHSKNGSNRVRSPVAVTWKSK